GTATAACAGAAAGGAGGAGGCTAGCTAAGCGTATGTTCTTGGGAATTACGGAGCTTGGCTCGGAAAAGGGACGCAAATCGTTTTATTTTCTCATAATCAGTATCTTGATACATCTGTTCAATCTTTAAGGTCACAGCTAAGCAGCTATTCATAAAAAGCATATCTCGGAAAATATCTACAGCGCCGCAAAAGTGTTTATAATTCGTTTCTCCCGTCCCGAAAACAGCTGTCACAGTTTGAGTTAGGTCAAGCTCTTCAAGTTCATGATAAAATGCGGCCATCTTGGCAGGCAGTTCACCGTTTCCCCATGTATAGGTTCCTACAATTAAGCCATCGAATGCAGGAAGTGTTCTGATGTCCACTTCTGATACCCTATAGAGCTGTGAGTCTGGGAGGATAGAGGCAATCGCTTCGGCAATCGCCTTTGTATTCCCTCCAGCTGAATGATAAACAATAGCGATACTCACAATTCATCGAAACCATTACTAGCATTTACTTGACTATATGTTCGCGATTTCTGTTCGAAAAAGTCTGTTTTCGTCATACTGATGGATTCATCGTCAAATGTTTTGATCCAAGGCATTGGATTTTCGCTATATTCTTGATATAAATTATCCAGTCCAAGCATCCTGAGCCGCTTATTGGCAATATACTCAATGTATTCATTAAACTCTTCCAAGTCTAAATCTGCTTTATCTTGAATATCCTCGAGCATATATTCAGACCATTCTTTTTCAAGGTTTACTGCGTTTTCAAGAGTATGATAGATAAATTGCTTGTTCTCTTTGTTATTTAGTTCAGGATACTCATACATTAAAATTTGAACAAGCATGCCAACAAAGTCAAAGTGAACCATTTCATCTCGGTGAATATAAGAAATCATGGTAGCGGAGCCTGTCATCAGATTTTGTCTGCCTAAATTATAATAAAAGGCAAATGCTGAATAGAAATAAATACCTTCGAGATTGGTAGAGTGGATTAACGCTTCAAATAAATGCTGAGGAGTTGGATCGTCAACATACGTCTGATAAGCATCTACAATCGGCTGATTTCTTCTTATTACCTGAGGATGCTGTTTTATCCGATCGAATAACTGTCTTTGCTGACCAATCGGAAGCAAAGAGGCCAAGATATACGAGTAGGATTCATTATGAATGGACTCTTGCTGGGCCATATTGGCAAGAATGGCTTTTGCAGCAGGGTCCTTAATAAAACGCATAATTTCAATGAGCGTAGGAGTTTGTAAACTGTCCATGCCTGCAATCATCGTCAGTATATCGAGAAAAACGTCTTGAATATCCTCATCCAATTCCAACCACTGCTTTTTGTCTTGTATCATATTTACACTGGAAGGCTTCCAGAAGTTGTTGATCAATTGTGTATACGTATCATAAAACTTCTCATATTGGATATCATTCCAGAGAAGAAAACCTGATGCTTCCCCTTTAAAAACCCCTGTTGCTCGAGTTGGATGCGTAGGCTCAAGCATTCTGATTTTTTTGATGTGTTCATTCATGGGAATCTCTCCTTTTCTTTACCTGCCTTAGCTGCTGCAACTTTCACAGGCACTGCTGAATTCTGATGATGTTGACCGAACGTAATAGGTGGACTTCATACCGCTGTTCCAGGCTGTCAGGTGGATATCGAGCAGTTCTTTTGCCTTAATGGTGTTGTGAACATAGAGATTAAAGCTAATGGCTTGGTCAATATGACGCTGGCGGGCTGCGTTTTGTTTAATGCTTTCTTTTTGATCTAAATGAAAACGAGTCTTTTTGTAATACTCGTAAGTATTAGGTGTTAATCCTGGTGCTGTTACTTTGAATTTAAAATTCTTCTTTTCCTCGTAAAATTCAATTTCATATAATGGGTCGATTCCATCTGTTGAATTCCCTATTTTTGCTGTTGACGAGTTAGGAGCGATAGCCATGAGATAGCCATTACGAAGGCCATGTTTTTGGATATTGTTTTTTAACTCAAGCCACTTTTCATCCTCATAATGCCTAAGAGAGAAATATTCACCTGTATGCCAATCAGAGCCTTCAAAGTAAGGATAACTTTCTTTCTCTTGTGCCAGTTGATTCGAAGCTTGAACGGTAAGATACGCAATTTTTTCATATAAGGAATCAGCTAGCTGTACGGCTTCATCGGATTCCCAGTAGATGTTTTTAGAGGCTAATAGATGATGCCAGCCGAACGTTCCTAAGCCGATTGCTCTGTATCGCTTATTCGATATTTCCGCTTGTTTGACAGGAAGATTATTAACGTCAATGACATTATCGAGCATTCTTACTTGAATAGGGATAAGACGTTCAAGAACATCGTCACCAACTGCACGAGGTAAATTAACTGAGGAAAGGTTACACACAACAAAGTCTCCGCTTTTCCTCACGATGACGACATCTCCATCTTCAGTTGTGTACTCTTGTGAAATCGTAGTAGGACTTAAATTCTGGGCAATTTCCGTACATAAATTCGAGCAGTAAATCATGCCTTTATGCTTATTTGGATTCTTTCGATTTACTTCATCACGGTAGAACATATACGGGACGCCTTCTTCTAATTGTGAAATCATGATATTCTTCATGATTGTAATGGCAGGGATTTTCTCAAAAGAAAAGTGCGGTAATGTTCCATCTTCGGCAGCTTGAACGGCTATTGCATACTGTTTGCGGAAGCTTCCTTGACCTTTCACTTCATCAAAATGATCTTCAAGAGAGAACCCGAGTGTTTCTTTTACGGTATGCGGGTCAAAGAGATACCAATCAGACCGGTCACGAACAGCTTCCATAAATAAATCCGGGATGCAGACACCCGTGAAAATATCATGAGCTTTCAAGCGGTCATCACCATTTTGTGTTTTTAAATCAAGGAAGCTTAAAATATCCTTGTGCCAGACATCAAGATAAATCGCAATGGCACCTTTGCGTTGTCCAAGCTGATCAACACTAACAGCTGTTTGATTAAATAAACGGATCCAAGGTGTAGTACCTGAGCTGTTCCCAGCAAAACCTCGAATATCAGAACCCAGAGCACGTATTTTACCTGCATATAGCCCGACCCCACCGCCGAATTTAGACACTTTTGCTGCATCATAGTTTGCCATATAAATGCCGTCAATCGAATCATCAATGGCATCTATGAAACAAGAACTCAATTGACCATGCGATTTTCCTGCATTTGAAAGAGTGGGGGTGGCTACGGTCATATAGAGATTTGACATGGCCCAATAGGCTTCTTTGACAAGCTGAATTCGCATTGATGGTTCGTTGCGCATAATTTCCATCGCAATGATCATAAACCGTTCTTGAGGAAGTTCGTAAACAGCGTCTTTCTCTGGACGAGCCAGATAACGGTCATTGAGTAAATACAGACCGATATAAGAGAATAATTTGTCTTTTTCAGGGTCAATGGCTGATTCAAGTTCCTCAATCTCTTCTTTAGAGTATGAAGCTAACAATTCGGGCTTATATACAGAGTAGCGTTGACCCATTTGTGGGGTGGAAAGCTGCTGAAGCAATCCGTAAAAGGAACCGTAGGAAGTCTTTTCACCGCGGTTAGCACGAGACTCTCTGTACATGGAATGAAGCAGCTGAGCGGCAGCAGCAAACGTCCAATCAGGTGCATCGATATCGACTTTCTCGAGGGCCATTTGTATCAACTTTCTTGATACTTTTGCTTCACTAGCATCAGACTGTCTGTCCAGCCATTTTTGAAACCTAGTTTCGAATGATTTCATGTCTAGACGTCCTTCAAATTGCTTGGACAATATAGTGAATTGCTGCGAGTTGTTATTTATGGTTGTTGTTTGGGTCATAAAATGAATCCTCCTAGTTTTTAAACATAAAAAAATCCGCTCAAGGATTGTGAGCGGATTAAACGATAAGTGTAAGGAAACATGAAAGAAGGCATTACACCATCGTTTCATCATCTCAACCCCCGAAGAACAAGAAACTTAAGCAAGTTTAGGCAGGTCTCCTGACTCGTGATCACCCTACTTTGAGCCCTTCCCGTATCTCATTGATACAGTGGTCATCTCATTTCGTCACACTTACAGTTGCGGGGACAGTACCGGGATTACACCGGTTTCCCTTTTCAGCCGTTTCCGGCACCTAATCTAGCGTTTTCTATATATAGTTATGTTTTTAGTAAATTAATCTATATCTTGTGATTTGAGCTACTATAATCGTAAGCTATCTCTGAGAAAAATACAACCATTTTCATTTGAACTTCGGAATTTATTTCTTAGGAGGAAGGAATCAATTGCTAAACTCCATTTGAACTTGTTATAATCGTTAAGGTCATTATGGGTAAGGACGAAATGATTGGGAAACTCCTCATAATGTACTTAGAATCATTTCTCGAATGAATCGGTGAAAAAATGTGATAAAATAAACATAACACTTTATAAAAAGTAAACTATATTTTTAATTGAAGGAGCATTCACGTGGAAAAAGTACTCGTTTTCGGACACAAAAATCCAGATACAGATACGATTTGTTCAGCAATTGCATATGCTGATTTGAAAAAACAATTAGGTATGGACGCAGAGCCGGTTCGTCTTGGAGAAGTAAATGGAGAAACACAATTTGCGCTCGATACATTTAAATTTGACGCACCTCGTTTAGTTGAAAAGGTTGCTATCGAAGCAGATGCTGTTATTCTTGTTGACCATAACGAACGTCAGCAAAGTGCAGATGATATTGATCAAGTGCGAATTCTTGAAGTAATCGACCATCACCGTATTGCTAACTTTGAAACAAGTGACCCTTTATATTATCGTGCAGAACCTGTTGGTTGTACGGCTACTATATTGAATAAGATTTATAAAGAAAACAGTCTTGAAATACCAAAGGAAGTTGCTGGATTAATGCTATCAGCAATCATCTCAGATTCCTTGCTATTTAAATCACCAACTTGTACTGAACAAGATACAGCCGCTGCATTTGAACTGGCAGAAATTGCGGGTGTAGATGCTGAAAGCTACGGTTTAGAGATGCTTAAGGCAGGCGCTGATTTAAGTGGAAAAACAATTGAACAGCTGATTACCCTTGATGCAAAGGAATTTGCAATGGGTGATGCGAAAGTTGTCATTGCCCAAGTAAATGCTGTTGATACAAACGAAGTAATGGCTATGCAGACAGAATTAGAAGCGGCCATCTCAGCAGTTGTTTTTGAAAGGAATCTTGATTTATTCCTATTTGTTGTTACTGATATTCTGATTAATGACTCAGTAGTGCTCGCACTTGGCAGCAAGACAGACGCTGTTGAAAAGGCATATGATGTCGAACTGTTTAATAACCTAGCTGTTCTTAAAGGGGTCGTTTCACGTAAAAAACAAATCGTCCCTGTGTTGACAAATATCCTTTCA
The Peribacillus sp. FSL H8-0477 genome window above contains:
- a CDS encoding ribonucleotide-diphosphate reductase subunit beta, producing MNEHIKKIRMLEPTHPTRATGVFKGEASGFLLWNDIQYEKFYDTYTQLINNFWKPSSVNMIQDKKQWLELDEDIQDVFLDILTMIAGMDSLQTPTLIEIMRFIKDPAAKAILANMAQQESIHNESYSYILASLLPIGQQRQLFDRIKQHPQVIRRNQPIVDAYQTYVDDPTPQHLFEALIHSTNLEGIYFYSAFAFYYNLGRQNLMTGSATMISYIHRDEMVHFDFVGMLVQILMYEYPELNNKENKQFIYHTLENAVNLEKEWSEYMLEDIQDKADLDLEEFNEYIEYIANKRLRMLGLDNLYQEYSENPMPWIKTFDDESISMTKTDFFEQKSRTYSQVNASNGFDEL
- a CDS encoding flavodoxin domain-containing protein; translated protein: MSIAIVYHSAGGNTKAIAEAIASILPDSQLYRVSEVDIRTLPAFDGLIVGTYTWGNGELPAKMAAFYHELEELDLTQTVTAVFGTGETNYKHFCGAVDIFRDMLFMNSCLAVTLKIEQMYQDTDYEKIKRFASLFRAKLRNSQEHTLS
- a CDS encoding ribonucleoside-diphosphate reductase subunit alpha yields the protein MTQTTTINNNSQQFTILSKQFEGRLDMKSFETRFQKWLDRQSDASEAKVSRKLIQMALEKVDIDAPDWTFAAAAQLLHSMYRESRANRGEKTSYGSFYGLLQQLSTPQMGQRYSVYKPELLASYSKEEIEELESAIDPEKDKLFSYIGLYLLNDRYLARPEKDAVYELPQERFMIIAMEIMRNEPSMRIQLVKEAYWAMSNLYMTVATPTLSNAGKSHGQLSSCFIDAIDDSIDGIYMANYDAAKVSKFGGGVGLYAGKIRALGSDIRGFAGNSSGTTPWIRLFNQTAVSVDQLGQRKGAIAIYLDVWHKDILSFLDLKTQNGDDRLKAHDIFTGVCIPDLFMEAVRDRSDWYLFDPHTVKETLGFSLEDHFDEVKGQGSFRKQYAIAVQAAEDGTLPHFSFEKIPAITIMKNIMISQLEEGVPYMFYRDEVNRKNPNKHKGMIYCSNLCTEIAQNLSPTTISQEYTTEDGDVVIVRKSGDFVVCNLSSVNLPRAVGDDVLERLIPIQVRMLDNVIDVNNLPVKQAEISNKRYRAIGLGTFGWHHLLASKNIYWESDEAVQLADSLYEKIAYLTVQASNQLAQEKESYPYFEGSDWHTGEYFSLRHYEDEKWLELKNNIQKHGLRNGYLMAIAPNSSTAKIGNSTDGIDPLYEIEFYEEKKNFKFKVTAPGLTPNTYEYYKKTRFHLDQKESIKQNAARQRHIDQAISFNLYVHNTIKAKELLDIHLTAWNSGMKSTYYVRSTSSEFSSACESCSS
- a CDS encoding manganese-dependent inorganic pyrophosphatase, encoding MEKVLVFGHKNPDTDTICSAIAYADLKKQLGMDAEPVRLGEVNGETQFALDTFKFDAPRLVEKVAIEADAVILVDHNERQQSADDIDQVRILEVIDHHRIANFETSDPLYYRAEPVGCTATILNKIYKENSLEIPKEVAGLMLSAIISDSLLFKSPTCTEQDTAAAFELAEIAGVDAESYGLEMLKAGADLSGKTIEQLITLDAKEFAMGDAKVVIAQVNAVDTNEVMAMQTELEAAISAVVFERNLDLFLFVVTDILINDSVVLALGSKTDAVEKAYDVELFNNLAVLKGVVSRKKQIVPVLTNILSN